The genomic region TTAAAACAAATTATCCAGAGAGAAAAGGAATTGGCAATAAGAGAATATAATATACAGATTGCGGACAGCCGATTTGGCTTTGAAGCGACCAATCATTACTTCTTCGTTCCACTCGACTTAGTGCTAAAATCGCTCAATTGTGAAGAACTTTTAAATAACTGGATACCTCAAATATCCAAATGAAAATCTAAACAGTCTCTATGGAAAAAGCCATAATAAAAAAGCAATATAAGGGTATTATCTGTTACGATGGAGAGTTTTTTCACGGATGGCAATACCAACCGGATAAAAAGACGGTTCAAGGAGAACTGCAAAAAAATCTTTCCTTAATAATGAGGAAGGAAATTCATGTTCAGGGAGCTTCTCGAACAGATGCAGGAGTGCATGCATTAGGACAAACTTTTACTTTCTATTATGAAGGAAACATACCAACAAGATTACGCCATGCAGTATCTCAACTTCTCGCACCCCACGCTAAAGTTATGGAAATCGAAGAGGTACCATTAGAATTTGATGTATGCCGTGATGTGAAATGGAAAAAATATTGCTACACATTTGAGTTATCTAAAGAACCCAGTCCTTTTACTATAAAATATGCATGGCATGTCCCTTATAAGATTGATTTA from Candidatus Hydrogenedens sp. harbors:
- the truA gene encoding tRNA pseudouridine(38-40) synthase TruA, coding for MEKAIIKKQYKGIICYDGEFFHGWQYQPDKKTVQGELQKNLSLIMRKEIHVQGASRTDAGVHALGQTFTFYYEGNIPTRLRHAVSQLLAPHAKVMEIEEVPLEFDVCRDVKWKKYCYTFELSKEPSPFTIKYAWHVPYKIDLVLLRELLPELIGTHDFAGFQSTGSQMQTTVRTLYSVELKEGGVITSINSANLWHIEFVGNGFLYHMIRNIIGTLIEIARGRFPKEFLYKCLYENKKFNGLCAPPHGLTLVEIKY